The following proteins come from a genomic window of Candidatus Thiodiazotropha sp. CDECU1:
- a CDS encoding 4Fe-4S dicluster domain-containing protein has product MSKRKAVTKKTKRPLTPKRREQSRREFLRATVLTAGVVGVSLLGFVPVIQGKAMRLRPPGALKTPQDEQEFFAACIKCGQCVQVCPVEAIKLADLPDGFGIGLPYIDARAQACDFSCDGLQCVLACPTGALTHDLDYPADTRMGFARLARPKACLAMLGKGFKGQARGPDYAGLLRYEEVDRWNPILVAEYPYDLEICDLCVRQCPIEIRITQCETAAADKSQQVARVAQKVGNECPPKHAIALEPVDQGDGIKRMRPTVLEGCVGCGVCEMICPVESAAIVVDLDKNADTLTEG; this is encoded by the coding sequence ATGAGCAAAAGAAAAGCGGTGACGAAAAAAACCAAACGGCCTCTGACGCCCAAGCGTCGGGAACAGAGCCGCCGTGAGTTTTTGCGCGCCACGGTCTTGACCGCCGGGGTGGTCGGTGTCTCCCTATTGGGATTCGTACCGGTTATCCAGGGAAAGGCGATGCGCCTGCGTCCCCCGGGGGCCTTGAAGACCCCGCAGGACGAGCAGGAGTTCTTCGCCGCCTGTATCAAGTGCGGCCAGTGTGTTCAGGTATGTCCGGTGGAGGCAATCAAACTGGCTGATCTGCCCGACGGTTTCGGCATCGGGCTGCCTTACATCGACGCCAGGGCTCAGGCCTGCGACTTCTCCTGTGACGGCCTGCAGTGTGTCCTGGCCTGTCCCACCGGCGCCCTGACCCACGACCTGGACTATCCGGCGGATACCCGCATGGGATTCGCCAGGCTGGCGCGCCCCAAGGCTTGCCTGGCCATGCTGGGAAAGGGCTTCAAGGGCCAGGCGAGGGGACCCGATTATGCAGGACTCCTGCGTTACGAGGAGGTCGACCGTTGGAATCCCATCCTTGTGGCAGAGTATCCCTACGATCTGGAGATCTGCGATCTCTGCGTGCGGCAATGTCCCATCGAAATCCGTATCACCCAGTGCGAGACCGCCGCGGCGGACAAGTCGCAGCAAGTGGCGAGGGTGGCGCAAAAGGTGGGCAACGAGTGTCCGCCCAAACACGCCATTGCCCTGGAACCCGTGGATCAGGGGGACGGTATCAAACGCATGCGGCCGACGGTTTTGGAGGGGTGTGTCGGCTGCGGGGTTTGCGAAATGATCTGTCCGGTGGAGAGTGCCGCCATCGTGGTCGACCTGGACAAAAACGCCGATACGCTGACGGAGGGTTGA
- the nosD gene encoding nitrous oxide reductase family maturation protein NosD, whose amino-acid sequence MLSLISLQGFAETPAHPSFQALVDATESDGTLVPPPGTYAGPVTITTPITIDGQGSVTIDAGGTGSVITLKTNGATLKNLRLTNSGESHNTIDSGVQVRGDFNVIKDNVIDDALFGVDLQQSKNNIVRGNRISSKPLELGVRGDAIRLWYSFNNKITDNIIRNSRDTVVWYSRDNLIARNDARGGRYSLHFMYAQYNEVVDNHYENNSVGIFIMYSDGVHLKNNYIAHATGATGMGIGFKETSDVVVSGNRILYCATGLYLDVSPFQPDTINRIENNLIAYSGIGVLFLNDWTGNHLTGNSFKGNITQVAVSGGGKTANRNLWQANYWDDYEGFDIDRDQVGDKPYELFSYADRIWMDVPSAQFFKGSPVLEVMDFLERLAPFTQPNMLVRDEQPRMSTAASTLTMETLVPMAAGDADSIDESESPSEQAEQAFDAYKALRESLGR is encoded by the coding sequence ATGCTGTCACTAATCTCGTTGCAGGGATTCGCAGAGACGCCGGCCCATCCCTCGTTTCAGGCCCTGGTGGATGCAACCGAGTCCGATGGCACCTTGGTCCCACCCCCGGGGACCTATGCGGGTCCGGTCACCATCACTACCCCGATCACTATTGACGGGCAGGGAAGTGTCACAATCGACGCGGGAGGTACGGGCTCGGTAATCACCCTGAAGACCAACGGCGCCACGTTGAAAAATCTTCGCTTGACCAACTCGGGCGAATCCCATAACACCATCGATTCCGGTGTGCAGGTGCGGGGGGATTTCAATGTCATCAAAGACAATGTCATCGATGACGCCCTGTTCGGCGTAGACCTGCAACAGTCGAAAAACAATATCGTCAGAGGTAATCGTATCTCTTCAAAGCCACTGGAACTGGGCGTGCGCGGGGACGCCATTCGGCTTTGGTACAGCTTCAACAACAAGATCACCGACAATATCATCCGCAACTCGAGGGATACGGTGGTCTGGTATTCCCGTGACAACCTGATCGCGCGCAACGATGCGCGTGGCGGGCGATACTCGCTCCATTTCATGTATGCCCAATACAACGAGGTGGTGGATAACCACTACGAAAATAACTCTGTCGGCATATTCATTATGTACAGCGACGGGGTGCATCTTAAAAACAACTACATTGCCCATGCCACAGGCGCCACCGGTATGGGCATAGGTTTCAAGGAGACCTCTGATGTGGTGGTGAGCGGGAACCGGATACTCTACTGCGCGACCGGTCTCTATCTCGATGTCTCTCCCTTTCAACCGGACACCATCAACCGAATCGAGAACAATCTGATCGCCTATAGCGGCATTGGGGTGCTGTTTCTCAACGACTGGACCGGCAATCATCTGACCGGTAACAGCTTCAAAGGCAATATCACCCAGGTGGCTGTATCGGGTGGTGGCAAGACCGCCAATCGCAACCTGTGGCAGGCGAACTATTGGGATGACTACGAAGGCTTTGACATCGACCGGGATCAGGTGGGTGACAAACCCTATGAGTTGTTCAGTTATGCCGACCGGATCTGGATGGATGTGCCGTCGGCGCAATTTTTCAAAGGGTCCCCGGTACTGGAAGTAATGGATTTTCTCGAACGCCTCGCACCCTTCACCCAACCCAACATGCTGGTGCGGGACGAGCAACCCCGTATGAGTACCGCCGCCTCCACCCTGACAATGGAAACCCTGGTCCCGATGGCGGCGGGGGATGCCGATTCAATCGATGAATCCGAATCGCCATCTGAACAGGCTGAGCAGGCCTTCGATGCCTATAAAGCACTGCGCGAATCTCTGGGACGCTAA
- a CDS encoding c-type cytochrome has translation MMMKVKPMLKTLSVAISAVMCGTVLAGWNEAGGEQDEAMLLAPDRERGIAVYEVCSACHLLEGWGLDDGTFPQLAGQHRNVLIKQLSDIRAQNRDNPTMYPFALDDQILAASGYKEGEIKPAQLVADVTAYIAELPMNPDNGKGTWNALFPEFEQGKKLYADNCVQCHGENGEGDGEKFYPKIHGQHYAYMLRQFEWIRDGKRRNANPDMVEQIKNFSDKDMQMVINYVSRLPVPKDKLAPSKDWQNPDYD, from the coding sequence ATGATGATGAAAGTAAAACCGATGCTAAAAACCCTGAGCGTAGCTATAAGTGCTGTTATGTGCGGCACTGTTCTGGCGGGTTGGAATGAAGCCGGCGGCGAACAGGATGAAGCAATGTTGCTCGCGCCTGACAGAGAACGGGGCATTGCCGTCTATGAAGTCTGTTCCGCCTGTCATCTGTTGGAAGGCTGGGGGCTTGATGATGGAACCTTTCCTCAGTTGGCCGGACAACATCGCAATGTACTGATCAAGCAGCTGTCTGATATTCGCGCGCAAAACCGGGACAACCCGACCATGTATCCGTTTGCCCTCGATGACCAGATCCTGGCCGCATCGGGATATAAGGAGGGTGAGATCAAACCGGCACAACTGGTTGCGGACGTGACTGCCTATATCGCCGAACTGCCAATGAACCCGGACAACGGCAAGGGTACCTGGAATGCACTTTTTCCGGAATTCGAACAAGGTAAGAAGCTATACGCCGACAACTGTGTACAGTGCCATGGTGAAAACGGCGAGGGTGATGGCGAAAAGTTTTATCCCAAGATTCATGGCCAGCACTATGCCTATATGTTGCGGCAGTTTGAGTGGATCCGCGACGGTAAACGGCGCAATGCGAACCCGGACATGGTGGAGCAGATCAAAAACTTCTCTGACAAGGATATGCAGATGGTAATCAACTATGTATCCCGGCTCCCCGTGCCCAAGGATAAACTCGCACCATCCAAGGACTGGCAGAACCCGGACTACGATTGA
- a CDS encoding c-type cytochrome has product MLKKVNIALSSVVLLVATGIGTQAQAADGAELYKTKTCWSCHGKDAKTPIMPIYPKLAGQNADYAFNQMKDIKSGARSNGQTAAMKGVMGLVNEEEMRAIADWLSTQE; this is encoded by the coding sequence ATGCTGAAAAAAGTGAACATTGCGTTGTCATCGGTTGTGCTGCTGGTTGCGACCGGTATCGGTACTCAGGCGCAGGCTGCTGATGGCGCCGAACTCTACAAGACCAAGACCTGTTGGTCCTGCCATGGCAAAGATGCCAAGACACCGATCATGCCCATCTATCCGAAGCTGGCCGGACAAAATGCGGACTACGCATTCAACCAGATGAAAGACATTAAATCCGGCGCCCGGAGTAATGGCCAGACCGCTGCCATGAAAGGTGTCATGGGACTGGTTAACGAAGAAGAGATGCGCGCCATCGCCGACTGGCTGAGCACCCAGGAATAG
- the nosZ gene encoding Sec-dependent nitrous-oxide reductase gives MNISLKRITALTLGLGIGLGVGSNAWSQSSLEEVMKERGLTQKDLLAAAKTYTPTGGRDEYLAFSSGGQSGQVIVYGIPSMRILKYIGVFTPEPWQGYGFDDESKAVLAQGRINGKDITFGDTHHPAFSETKGEYNGRYLFINDKANPRLAVIDLHDFETKQIVVNPFMKSEHGGAFVTPNTEYVMEASQYAAPFADEFVPLEEFNEKYRGAVTYWKFDDKIGRLDPEKSFTFELPPYSQDLSDAGKGPSMGWGFTNSFCSERYVGGIERGRPPFEAGCSQKDTDFLHVTNWKKAAELVAAGKVKKSKGAYMIPMEQAVKEGLLYLIPEPKSPHGVDVSPDGTHIIVSGKLDSHAWVYSWEKIQQAIKNKKFEGKDPYGIPIIAMKDALHTQVQVGLGPLHTQYDAKKCVVYTSIYVDSMVTKWDYCEGKVLDQLHIHYNIGHLVAMEGDSVSPDGKYLVSLNKLAIDRFNPVGPLHPQNHQLIDISGDKMQLLYDMPLPLGEPHYVVAIKADKLKPVVRYKSGWDSRSDKRSPYKTRAGREKVVKDENGVVHVYGTVIRSHITPEIIEVEEGDTVSIHLTNLERAEDETHGFALYNENVNLSIEPGKTVSATFTADKAGVFPYYCTEFCSALHLEMQGYLLVKPKGYVAKKTTMDEGTKYTQADYEKQVKTNVDTQAVIDSVVGFITSHNYKDFPEVVALVEDATDQLGFAEEAKKKSETFAGKGDYQNATLWAGQWWQYQVKTADLGLRAKTFLEEHGAKKVK, from the coding sequence ATGAACATAAGTTTGAAACGTATAACCGCACTGACCCTAGGATTGGGTATCGGCCTGGGTGTTGGCTCCAATGCATGGTCTCAGTCATCACTTGAGGAGGTCATGAAGGAGCGTGGTTTAACCCAAAAGGATCTGTTGGCTGCCGCCAAAACCTATACGCCGACAGGTGGCCGCGATGAGTATCTTGCCTTCAGCTCGGGTGGCCAGAGCGGGCAGGTGATAGTCTACGGTATTCCCTCCATGAGGATCCTGAAGTACATCGGCGTCTTCACCCCGGAACCCTGGCAGGGCTACGGTTTCGACGATGAGTCGAAAGCCGTGCTGGCCCAAGGCCGTATCAACGGCAAAGACATCACCTTCGGCGATACCCATCATCCGGCCTTTTCAGAGACAAAGGGTGAGTACAACGGCCGCTATCTCTTCATCAACGACAAGGCCAACCCGCGTCTGGCGGTGATCGACCTGCACGACTTCGAGACCAAGCAGATCGTGGTCAATCCCTTCATGAAATCGGAGCATGGCGGCGCCTTCGTTACCCCCAATACGGAATATGTCATGGAAGCGTCTCAGTACGCGGCCCCCTTCGCGGATGAATTCGTGCCCCTCGAGGAGTTCAACGAAAAGTATCGCGGAGCGGTGACCTACTGGAAGTTCGACGACAAGATAGGCCGTCTCGATCCGGAAAAATCCTTTACCTTCGAACTGCCTCCCTATAGTCAGGACCTTTCCGATGCCGGTAAGGGACCCTCCATGGGTTGGGGTTTCACCAACTCTTTCTGTTCCGAGCGTTATGTGGGTGGTATCGAGCGCGGACGCCCCCCCTTCGAGGCGGGCTGTTCCCAGAAAGATACCGACTTCCTGCATGTCACCAACTGGAAGAAGGCCGCCGAGCTGGTTGCCGCGGGGAAGGTCAAGAAGTCCAAGGGCGCGTATATGATTCCCATGGAGCAGGCGGTCAAAGAGGGACTGCTCTACCTGATTCCTGAACCGAAGAGCCCGCACGGTGTCGACGTAAGCCCCGACGGCACCCATATCATCGTTTCGGGTAAATTGGACAGCCATGCCTGGGTCTACAGTTGGGAGAAGATCCAGCAGGCCATCAAGAACAAGAAATTCGAAGGCAAGGACCCCTACGGTATCCCGATCATCGCCATGAAGGATGCGTTGCATACCCAGGTGCAGGTGGGTTTGGGTCCGCTGCATACCCAGTATGACGCAAAGAAGTGCGTGGTCTACACCTCCATCTATGTGGACTCCATGGTGACCAAGTGGGACTATTGTGAAGGCAAGGTGCTGGATCAACTGCACATTCACTACAACATCGGTCATCTGGTGGCGATGGAGGGTGACTCCGTATCACCCGACGGCAAGTATCTTGTCTCTCTGAACAAGTTGGCCATCGACCGCTTCAATCCCGTGGGCCCACTGCATCCGCAGAACCATCAGCTGATCGATATCAGCGGCGACAAGATGCAACTGCTGTACGACATGCCCCTGCCTCTGGGCGAACCTCACTATGTGGTGGCGATCAAGGCCGACAAGCTGAAACCCGTGGTGCGCTACAAGTCGGGCTGGGACAGCCGCTCCGACAAGAGGTCGCCCTACAAGACCCGGGCAGGACGCGAGAAGGTGGTTAAGGATGAGAATGGTGTGGTGCACGTCTATGGCACCGTGATCCGTTCCCATATCACGCCCGAGATCATCGAGGTGGAAGAGGGTGACACAGTCTCGATCCATCTGACCAACCTGGAACGTGCAGAAGACGAAACCCATGGTTTTGCCCTCTACAACGAGAACGTGAACCTCTCCATCGAACCCGGCAAGACCGTATCAGCCACCTTCACGGCGGACAAGGCCGGTGTCTTTCCCTACTACTGCACCGAGTTCTGCTCGGCACTCCATCTGGAGATGCAGGGCTACCTGCTGGTCAAGCCGAAGGGTTATGTGGCAAAGAAGACAACCATGGACGAAGGTACCAAGTACACCCAGGCCGATTACGAAAAGCAGGTCAAGACCAACGTGGACACCCAGGCGGTTATCGACTCTGTGGTCGGTTTCATCACCAGCCACAACTACAAGGACTTTCCTGAAGTCGTAGCACTGGTTGAAGATGCCACTGACCAGCTGGGTTTCGCGGAAGAGGCGAAGAAAAAGTCTGAGACGTTCGCCGGCAAGGGCGACTATCAGAACGCAACCCTCTGGGCTGGCCAATGGTGGCAGTATCAGGTCAAAACGGCTGATCTGGGACTTCGCGCCAAGACCTTCCTGGAAGAACATGGAGCGAAAAAGGTCAAATAG
- a CDS encoding metal ABC transporter solute-binding protein, Zn/Mn family, which yields MKHRRSKQLFYFAFLVIGLFAVPASHGKDSLRVMVSVKPLHSILAGLMQGAETPELIIDDQLPYSFTPSKGQQASMGNADIIFWVGAELEPLLADTIKGLPPQVKVIELLSHQGMKILPARGYPNNRDPFFWLDNRNLLIIINDIAHLLQESDPLRTHLYERNRRAMLSRLSRIDREYEYGYRGMKAGLGVQYFDTLQYFEQAYALKIIDHVAGAPDKEIATVELLKVREKIANGEVSCLLSEKGFPAKHKELLTVESRVNHGQLNSLGFGMEPGPQLYFDLMDHNTKVIKNCLTTAAQAAVPPAAQTRPSSAPVPQGIGRGQFLLTDHLGRLVTNESMKGKYQILYFGYTYCPDICPTSLQIMFQALDLLGERSQLFQPYFITIDPHRDSVAVMRNYVEYYDKRLIGLTGSPKMIERMAELFKARYEKVVEEGADPSMYLMDHTASLYILDPEGKFLTKLAHGIEPADVARELLNLTSQ from the coding sequence ATGAAACATCGTCGCTCAAAGCAACTGTTTTATTTCGCATTTCTGGTCATCGGTCTATTCGCCGTACCGGCATCCCATGGCAAGGACTCGTTGCGTGTCATGGTCAGCGTAAAACCGCTGCATTCTATCCTGGCCGGACTTATGCAAGGTGCGGAAACACCGGAACTCATAATCGATGATCAGCTCCCATACTCATTCACGCCCAGCAAGGGCCAACAGGCGTCGATGGGTAACGCAGACATCATCTTTTGGGTAGGCGCCGAACTCGAGCCGCTGCTTGCCGATACTATTAAAGGCCTGCCACCCCAGGTGAAGGTTATCGAATTGCTATCCCATCAGGGCATGAAGATACTTCCGGCAAGGGGGTATCCAAACAATCGTGATCCTTTTTTCTGGCTGGACAATCGCAATCTTCTCATCATTATCAACGATATTGCGCATCTTCTTCAGGAATCCGATCCACTGCGCACCCATCTCTATGAACGAAACAGACGCGCTATGCTTTCACGCCTGTCGCGTATTGATCGAGAATATGAGTATGGCTACCGTGGAATGAAGGCCGGTTTAGGCGTTCAGTACTTCGATACGCTGCAATATTTCGAACAGGCCTATGCCTTGAAGATCATCGACCATGTGGCCGGTGCGCCGGATAAAGAGATCGCTACAGTTGAGCTACTCAAGGTCCGGGAAAAGATTGCCAATGGCGAGGTGAGCTGCCTGTTGTCGGAAAAGGGCTTTCCCGCAAAACACAAAGAGCTGCTGACCGTCGAGAGCAGGGTCAATCATGGCCAACTGAACAGCCTGGGATTTGGCATGGAGCCGGGCCCCCAGCTCTATTTTGATCTCATGGATCACAATACCAAGGTGATTAAAAACTGTCTTACTACTGCTGCCCAGGCTGCAGTCCCCCCTGCGGCGCAGACCAGGCCGTCAAGCGCTCCAGTCCCTCAGGGTATTGGCAGAGGACAGTTTCTTCTGACCGATCATCTGGGCCGGCTGGTTACCAATGAGAGCATGAAGGGGAAGTATCAGATTCTCTATTTTGGCTATACCTACTGCCCCGATATCTGCCCGACCTCGCTGCAGATCATGTTTCAAGCCCTGGATCTCCTGGGCGAAAGGTCGCAGCTCTTTCAACCCTATTTCATCACCATAGATCCACATCGGGACAGTGTGGCCGTGATGCGGAACTATGTCGAATATTACGATAAGCGTCTGATCGGTCTTACCGGATCGCCCAAGATGATCGAACGCATGGCCGAACTGTTCAAGGCGCGCTATGAAAAGGTTGTGGAAGAGGGTGCGGATCCCTCCATGTATCTGATGGACCACACCGCCAGCCTCTATATCCTTGATCCGGAAGGTAAGTTTCTCACTAAACTGGCGCACGGTATCGAACCGGCGGACGTTGCCAGAGAGTTACTCAATCTCACTTCTCAATAA
- a CDS encoding pentapeptide repeat-containing protein, producing MRIQLLMVIVLFPILAYGQEPKPLAEGDCMRPGPYRDYRHCDFNGRNLSSVNLEGSLLSGVNFQNAKLLDCNLKHAILIDADLKWAMLSGCRASSADFTNADLFHTNLDDTRIDNTNFTKAYLFGASMNGVTGDRASFSDANLKDISMEESRLTNSNFDHAFMMRAVLIDSDLSGSSFRQVVLTGAALEYANFTQADLSGALLNGTTLTETKFRGARLTGSRFVNARMQSPDFTDVIDPPKDLVPE from the coding sequence GTGCGCATACAACTGTTGATGGTCATCGTGCTCTTTCCAATCCTGGCATATGGCCAGGAGCCTAAGCCCCTGGCGGAGGGTGACTGCATGCGACCTGGACCCTATCGTGACTATCGTCATTGCGATTTCAATGGCAGGAATCTTTCATCAGTCAACCTTGAGGGCAGCCTGTTGAGCGGTGTCAATTTTCAGAATGCCAAGTTGCTGGATTGCAATCTCAAGCATGCGATCCTGATCGATGCCGATCTCAAATGGGCCATGCTCTCCGGTTGCAGGGCGTCCTCAGCGGATTTTACCAATGCCGACCTATTCCATACCAACCTGGACGACACCAGGATCGACAATACCAATTTTACCAAGGCCTATCTTTTTGGCGCCAGTATGAACGGGGTCACGGGGGACAGGGCCAGCTTCTCAGATGCGAATCTCAAGGATATCTCGATGGAGGAGAGCCGACTGACAAACTCCAATTTTGATCACGCGTTCATGATGCGGGCGGTACTCATAGACAGCGACCTGAGTGGCTCGAGTTTCCGCCAAGTGGTATTGACCGGGGCCGCCCTGGAATACGCCAACTTCACCCAAGCAGACCTGTCAGGGGCTCTACTGAACGGCACCACGTTGACCGAGACCAAGTTTCGGGGCGCCAGACTCACCGGATCCCGCTTTGTCAATGCGCGTATGCAATCACCCGATTTCACCGATGTCATCGATCCGCCAAAGGATCTGGTTCCTGAATAA